One stretch of Rhizobium rhizoryzae DNA includes these proteins:
- a CDS encoding DUF1579 domain-containing protein, producing the protein MMEMPQPREEHAFLNRLVGRWQVSAAEMSDGSDWVETVRSLHGIWFLAEGQGRMPNGQEATTQLTLGHDGRTGKYTGSWIGSMMEHMWVYEGELSADGQSLSLYTNGPSFGDPAVMQDYREQITFTDDDTRVFTSSARQPDGSWNEFMRAEYRRLS; encoded by the coding sequence ATGATGGAAATGCCGCAACCCCGCGAGGAACACGCGTTTCTCAATCGGCTCGTCGGACGCTGGCAGGTGTCAGCGGCCGAGATGTCTGACGGATCGGACTGGGTCGAGACCGTGCGCTCTCTGCATGGCATATGGTTTCTGGCGGAGGGCCAGGGCCGGATGCCCAACGGGCAGGAAGCGACCACCCAGCTGACGCTCGGGCATGATGGAAGGACCGGTAAATACACCGGAAGCTGGATCGGCAGCATGATGGAACACATGTGGGTGTATGAAGGGGAGCTTTCCGCCGATGGCCAGAGCCTGAGCCTCTACACCAACGGCCCGAGTTTCGGTGATCCCGCTGTCATGCAGGATTATCGGGAGCAGATTACCTTCACGGATGATGACACCCGTGTCTTTACCTCCAGCGCCCGCCAGCCGGATGGAAGCTGGAATGAGTTCATGCGGGCCGAGTACCGCCGCCTTTCCTGA
- a CDS encoding VOC family protein, producing MPSTAHGKFIWCELMTTDMQAASDFYAKVVGWSAKRMPMPGADSFEYGIFDTRAGDEDCGVAGFMTIPPEMAGHMPPNWTGYVGVDDVDETVRQFEAEGGSVRRPAEDIPDVGRFAVVADPHGAVICIMTPKPMDNPPPMAAMGTPGTFGWHELYAGEAQEALAFYGKVFGWALDHAMDMGDMGKYLIFAHNGQPIGGMMTRPPQVPVPCWAYYVNVPSVQQAVTTIEASGGKVIFGPQEVPGGSFIINAIDPQGAHFSLVSAGS from the coding sequence ATGCCATCGACAGCCCATGGAAAATTCATCTGGTGCGAATTGATGACCACCGACATGCAGGCCGCCAGCGATTTCTATGCAAAGGTCGTGGGCTGGAGTGCCAAACGCATGCCCATGCCAGGGGCGGACAGTTTCGAATACGGTATTTTCGATACGCGCGCAGGTGACGAGGACTGCGGTGTTGCGGGCTTCATGACAATCCCACCCGAGATGGCAGGCCATATGCCGCCGAACTGGACCGGCTATGTGGGCGTGGACGACGTGGATGAGACTGTCCGGCAATTCGAAGCCGAAGGCGGTTCCGTTCGCCGGCCAGCAGAAGACATTCCCGATGTCGGTCGCTTTGCCGTGGTGGCCGATCCGCACGGGGCGGTGATCTGCATCATGACACCCAAGCCAATGGACAACCCGCCGCCCATGGCTGCCATGGGAACGCCGGGGACATTCGGCTGGCACGAGCTTTATGCGGGTGAGGCGCAAGAGGCGCTCGCCTTCTATGGCAAGGTTTTCGGGTGGGCGCTGGATCACGCCATGGATATGGGCGACATGGGCAAATACCTGATCTTTGCCCATAACGGCCAGCCGATCGGCGGGATGATGACAAGGCCGCCGCAGGTGCCGGTGCCGTGCTGGGCCTATTACGTGAACGTGCCTTCCGTGCAGCAGGCCGTGACCACCATCGAAGCGTCTGGCGGCAAGGTCATCTTCGGGCCACAGGAAGTGCCGGGTGGCAGCTTCATCATCAATGCCATCGATCCGCAAGGCGCGCATTTTTCGCTGGTGTCTGCCGGATCGTAA